The following proteins are co-located in the Argopecten irradians isolate NY chromosome 9, Ai_NY, whole genome shotgun sequence genome:
- the LOC138330759 gene encoding zinc finger protein 239-like: protein MPEGTEEKSHKCGSCNKRFSHASTLQAHMKIHTGNALCTCDHCGKEFIALSHLKKHLMTHTGEKPYTCPTCGQGFTQLSNLQSHKRSHTGERPYYCDVCGKDFNRLDHLKTHIRTHTNTKLYKCDICGKRCSQSSSLKTHMRTHTGEKPYLHVSAMW, encoded by the coding sequence ATGCCGGAAGGAACTGAAGAAAAGTCCCACAAGTGTGGCAGCTGTAACAAACGATTCAGTCACGCGTCTACGCTACAAGCGCACATGAAAATCCACACAGGGAATGCCCTATGCACGTGTGACCATTGTGGCAAGGAATTCATCGCCCTGTCGCACCTAAAGAAACACCTTATGACACACACCGGCGAAAAACCTTACACGTGTCCGACTTGTGGTCAAGGCTTCACGCAGCTGAGCAATCTACAGTCGCACAAGAGGTCACATACAGGGGAAAGACCATACTATTGTGATGTATGTGGAAAAGATTTTAATAGATTAGATCATCTAAAGACACACATAAGGACACACACGAACACGAAGCTTTACAAGTGTGATATATGTGGTAAACGGTGCAGCCAGTCATCTAGTCTAAAGACACATATGAGGACGCACACAGGGGAAAAGCCTTACTTACACGTGTCCGCTATGTGGTAA